CACACTTTCAAATGCCCACCTGACCAGTTTGCAATTTAGTATGGACCTTTTTAGAATGCgtaaacagtaattgtgtgatggcggggatgcagggttgtgttccatAGAAAACAACTCAGCTTGCTCTAGTAGTTCCTCAacagcacagctaggagagcCCTATTGGTATGAAAATAACAACTGGACAACTTGCTATTTAGAGCATTTACCCAAAATGCATGTCTTGTTTTTGGCTTCAAGGACGATAACAATTGTAGGCTATAACAAATGTGCATTGTCACGCAGTGAGAACGATAATTGAGATAATCCAAATAATGAATGATTACCTAGTTGGGCAACCTTTTTTACTTCTTGCTGTAGGCCCACATCATCCTCTTCCTGCATCCCTACTTGTAGCCTACCTGACTCTGGTATAATGCACTTTCACCTCTCACTATCAGTCTTGCATGTGCATCTTCCTGAATTAATATTAGATATTTTGTGGATGTAGGGCTGTTTTTGTAATAATGAGTTTATGAATGCATTTAATCTGTAACctataaactgcatggtttcccgacttttagtgggaggacaacacaccATATCTAGAAAATATTAACTTATTTTAGAAATTGACTCCAATTTTACGTGGATATGGTGTTTATTATATCAATAGATGCGCTTACAGCCCTTTCCAATGCCATCTCTCGCATAACGAATTTTACGACACAAAAATATCCTACCATGTCCAACGAACAAATTAGGCCTGTCTGCATGCATACAATTGTACCGAAACCTCCtatttccatcacagctgtcttTGTTGATTTGTTTAGCATATGACTTTAATAGCATAACAACTggggatggaaacgtggttagtaAAGCAGCccacttaattgttacccagaaatgatttgatattgaaatAAAAAAGGCAACATTGGACCTTTAAAGAACAAAACAATGAAGCTATTAGGCAGCTTCGACCATTACACTTTCCAACTCTAAAGTAATGTGTATGATGCTATACAACCATATTGAACGCTTCTATAGAAAGTAGGATTTggccaacaacaaaaaatgttggTCAGTCCCATGATAGCAGATTATTTTAGTGGACATGCAAAATACCCCCAAAAAATATCACACTTTTATCCATAGAAGGGTCCTTTGGAAGGACTGTTGACATATTTAACATTGTTATTGAAATGTACCCACTTTAAAATTCATGGCCAGATCCACAAGGACTGATCATCAATGATATCAACATTACAGATTTAACCTTTTGAACATTCAAATAAAAATAAGTAAAAAGGCTAAAAACGTCTTACCTTTTGGATGTTCCCATTCTTCACGTGAGCCATGTTCGATTATCAAATAAAGAAGAAGCGTATTTATAAATACATTGGGGGGAATAGGTCTAAAAGATACCAGTTGTTGAAAGAAAGAATAGTTCTCTCTGAATTTAGACGAAAAAATAGCTATTGGGCTTTGGAGTTAATCTTTCACCAGAAGGAAAAGAACTTGCCCATTTGACACCTTTATAAAATAACCTACTAAATTATGCATGGTGGGGTTACATAATCAAGGACCCACCCACCTAAATTGCAGGGCTCCGGAGTGGCGCAgccgtctaaggcactacatctcattgcaagaggcgtcactacagtaccTGAGTCGAAACCAGGCTGTATCAAATCCGGCCGTGAATGGTAGTCCgataggacggcgcacaattggcccagaattagttattaactgacttgcctagttaaataaaggttaaatatacatttaaaaaatgcaaaACGCAGCCCCACAATTAGCCTGTATTAGAGAAGGGGTTCGATTAATCTCGCCCGGGCACCCGTTTAGGCGTGTTTTTGCCCGGCTGAAAGTTGATTGCATTCGATTTGGAACCTGGCTGCCCCACTCTGTTTTATGGCGAAGTCGGCGCAATGCAAAAGTGACGtgtataaatataaaataaatgtaaaataactCAATCAATCGGTAGTTTCTCTTGTATTTTCCCATCTCGAGACACTTCATTACCCAGCGTTACCTGGGAGTTTTGACGTCATTTAGATGAAAAAATGGCGGCGGGCAGCAGCTCAAACGCGAACGAAAATATTCCAGTTTTTGAGTATAAAGACATAAACACCAAACCATTCCACGTTGGCTCATTCAGAACCGCATGGCTTGAGAAATTGAAACCAATTGACTATTCCTACGAGGATAAATACGAAGAGACTGAAGATGCCGACTTTGCAAAGGAAATGGGAATCGCAGCAGAAACGTTGGATGAACTGAAAGCTATCTGCAGGTTTGTACAGTAAGGGGTAGTTATAAATGTATTTGCTACTCTAGCTAGGTAGCTGAAAATCCATTGTGTCTGTCTAGTTGACAAGCAGTAACTTCTCAATATGCTAGTTATCGTTTGTCAATAATAATATGTTTGTTGTTGAACTTCAgcgtctatagtagtggaccagGGATATAACTtccctttgtttttgttttataaCACATTTTAGAATATTGGTCAGAACTAGTGGTATCAGAGATGGTTTTAAAAAGAGAAGGTTCGGACATTTTGCTGTCAAATGACCCATCTGTTCTGTAATCTTCACattgttgattttttttttcttccagcGTTGACAATCTTCGGTGTCAAGCTGAAGACCAGCCTCTTGACACCAACGTTGTGCCACCTGACCCCACTCTTCAAACACTAATGTAAAACATTACAACGTTTTTACTATACAAATGAAATCCTAGACCATTTCTACATGACAAATGCAGCAATTCCATGTTCTGCAGACAGTTACTCATGAACTGCATTAAAAAAGTGTTGCCTTGTTGATGTtcagacagaggaagaagaagcaGGACTACAAAGGCACCCTGAGGATCGATAAGATAAGCAGAGTTGACCACTACCAAGACGAACTGGTTAGTTATACCCTGTGAAAGCAACCACCCCTTCCGTTTTACTTCCGTGGGATTCACGAATATATTATTTAAGTTATTTAAGATATATAAACTTATAGAGGATGAATTTACTTCTACTAGGTGTTTGTGTTGCAGACCATTGCACACATTTTTTTGCCCATtgaatatctttttttttttttaaatacaaaagtTCAGAAACTTCAAGGCTACTTCTTGGAAAACAATGCGTCACTTGCATAGAGTATAACCTGTTGATGTAACCTGTAGCGTGACTGACACCCAGAAGTCTACACACCCAGACCCCTGGGTCATATTCTTCAGTTTGGTGGCAGGTGAACATGACCGACGAGCTAAGAGGGGGGCTGTTTTTAGAAATTTGATTGACTTGTGTGTTTGATTTTTCTAGGAGAGCCTAGCGGTGGGGAAAAGGCCTGAGGACCCTGTTGACTTGGTGCCAGAAGGGGAGATCATTTTGAGCATCAACGTTCTCTACCCAGCCATATTTGAGAGAGTACGTGCAGTTTCACTTCTTCGATTCCAAGTCTTTGTGAGAATCACCAAAAGTTGAAAAGCCTAATTCCAACAATCTCCATTAAACACAACAATAGATGTGCTTTTGTAAGACATGTACATTATCTTTGCCTATTAATCTCatttataccatggcattgttgaatacccATTTCTGATTGGTTTAaagggcattctagagcgtgcattatttccctataacGTACGTTCTCTTCCAGTTTAAGTATGTGAGGCCCCACATGACCCTTCAGATGCTGGGCTCCCATAGTCTGGTGGACCTGAGGGACGCTATCTGCTGTATCAGCGACCTGCAGGTCTTTGGAGAGTTCAGCAACACGCCCGACATGGCACCGGACTTCATCAGCAAGGTGACACGCACACAAAGAGATACTCGAGCTCAAACCATACTATTGTAATGGTAGGTGGGGCTTATATTTCcctgtttcacacatgtacaagtgtgcaTTATACACGTGTGAAATGGAGATGTCTTTTTTGcgtatcccaactccccctgagacgcCCTCAGAGattggggtcacggccaggggtCAGCCATTATCAGcggcgaccctggagcaattagggttgaagtctttgctcaagggcacataggCAGGTTTTTCACGTTGTTGGCTTGGGGGTTCGAACTAGCAGCTGACGCTAGGCTTCTGTCGCAATGTGAATCCATAGTCGGTAGACAGTTCGTCTTAAGAAGTCGTCCCTTACATTACCGAGCAGTGCACAACAAACTAATGAATCCAAATGTTAGACGCTACCACCCCACTTCCAAAACCCAACATTCAGTagatgtgtaacggatgtgaaatggctagcttagttagcggtggtgcgcgctaatagcgtttcaatcggtgacgtcacttgctctgagaccttgaagtagtggttccctttgctctgcaagggccgcagcttttgtggagcgattgggtatcgatgcttcgtgggtgactgttgttgatgtgtgcagagggtccctggttcgagcccgggcaGGGGCGAGGGGAcagactaaagttatactgttacagatGCCAGTAGATTTCTTGTGCACGGCTCTGTGACGTAAAGGACGACTTCTCAAGAATAACCGTCTAGTCATCATGGatatacagctacacaggtagTCATTGATTGTGAGTCTTGGAACACATTGACTATGGAATACAATTAGTAATAAATGAGATAATAAGGATGTCTAAGTTGGGAGCTACTCagccacacactcacagagagtaTAAGCCTACATAATAGGACTTGATCATCATGTCGGTGTTGGGTGAACCTTTTCACTGTCTGTTTCAGGATCACTTCAAATCCGCCTTCTTCTACTTTGAAGGGGTCTTCTACAATGACATGCGTCACCCTGAGTGTCAGGACATGAGCGAGTAAGtggctctctcttctttctcgctTTCTGACATCCAACTGTCATCTGGCTACGTCGACTGGACTGACTGAACCATCATCCCCTCTGGCTATGTCGACTGGACTGACTGAACCATCATccccctggactgactgaaccatCATCCCCTCTGGCTACGTCGACTGGACTGACTGAACCATCATCCCCTCTGGCTACGTCGACTGGACTGCCTGAACACTTCAGACTAGGCTTACTTGAACTCACCTTAGCTGATCCTGTGAGAGAACATCTGTGGAAATGGGCCTGTAAAAGCCAGAGAGTAACCCGAAAAAGACAAAAGCCAGGCCTGTATATTGCAGAGACAATactgtagagagtgagaggtaggggcagatccacaaagaattaagaCAATactgtagagagtgagaggtaggggcagatccacaaagaattaagaCAATACAGATGGggcagatccacaaagaattaagaCAATactgtagagagtgagaggttggggcagatccacaaagaattaagacaaagagagtgagaggtagggacagatccacaaagaattaagaCAATactgtagagagtgagaggttggggcagatccacaaagaattaagaCAATactgtagagagtgagaggttggggcagatccacaaagaattaagaCAATactgtagagagtgagaggttggggcagatccacaaagaattaagaCAATACTGTACAGAGTGAGAGGTTGGggcagatccacaaagaattaagaCAATactgtagagagtgagaggtaggggcagatccacaaagaattaagaCAATactgtagagagtgagaggttggggcagatccacaaagaattaagaCAATACTGTACAGAGTGAGAGGTTGGggcagatccacaaagaattaagaCAATactgtagagagtgagaggtaggggcagatccacaaagaattaagaCAATactgtagagagtgagaggttggggcagatccacaaagaattaagaCAATACTTTTTTCAGCCATAGAACTCTATATTGGATCGGAGATGGAGGTTTTAGGTGTAGAATATTGCATTCGGTTTGCCTAACAATGACCCAGACTAAACTATATGCCTGGGTTAACATTGGGGATCAACAGATGTTAGATTGTAATGGGCCACAATCCAGTATTTAAAATGTCAAACCAGGCCACAAGACCCATTGGAAATAGGAAAATATGTTCTACATGCTCTCCTCTCATGCACTTAGCCATTTGCTCAGTATCTGCTATATCTAATGGATATTCATGTGCATTTTATTGATGAACTGGAAACAATCTTTTGAGTTTATttgttgagtttattttatttttacagggacagtgcaccttaatcaacgtttcagtaaaagtatcggttttagccagccggctaattttcaaccacagtccctgggcaggttattaaaaacaattacaatatggaaaatcattgagcagtgagcacacgcagagcaagatgtagcatacagacagggcaacatagaacaaaaagcaacaagacaaaatccataaaagcaatagtgtttccacacctcacaagctacagacaacatggaaagcggcaatacaCAGCTACAGGGACCATTTTCATTTAaatctgattggcctttagccatgtcttcatgttttttgtgaaagtgtgataggtggtgcagttgtgtgtctgatggcagtgtattccagaaaTGGgaaagctctcacagagaaagtggatttactaaaggtgcttttccttaagggaactatacagtcacctctcatggcagaccttgtggatctgctgccatatgtttgggttttctgtttaccaaaaatactgagtggagggggagccaggccatttaggatcttgaatacaagacatgtgtCAGTGTCTTGCACAAGATTTCCCAACTCAGGAACTcgtgctttctgaggatgtaacagtgatgatggctattgggcttcctatcaagcactttgagagcctgttttgtagacagactgaatgggttttaatgttttacagcaagcttgggcccaagtAGTCAAGCAGTATgataagtgggggagtatcatagatttatagtacagttttgctacctctgtagtcaaacaatttcgtatcaATCGGAAATCAGCTAGgttgaatttagttatttgaatgacctttttcacCTGCTCTTTAAAAGAgcggttggaatcaagtatgatgccaaggtacttaatcagataccacctggagcttctcacctgacacatagacatctggctcagtagcatctgttacCCTCTTTGTGAAAAACATGcagacagtttttttcacattgagatgcaaacacgagtcactgagccactttgtaacctggaccattacagtagtgagttcttgtgcagcttgttgtttgctctttgcatgcacatatatcactgtatcatctgcatacatttgaacttcagatccagtacagacagaaggcagatcattaatgtacaggctgaacaggaggggccccagtattgacccttggggcacgcccacatcatagcttagagtgggcgacagctcattgctcactctgacacactgagttctcccttcaaggtatgatttcatccatctcaaggcatcgggggaaaaattgaacttggacaattttgtgatgagaatctcatggttaacagtatcaaaagctttccttaggtccagaaacacagccccaacaacgccccctttgtccatcttggacttcacaattcccagaagaaagcagttggccttttctgtggagtgtttcgctctgaagccaaactgcatggagtgtaatgtgaaggggctgttgttgaggtgggcaatcagttgttctgctacacacttttcaacaaccttcgacagcacaggtagtatactaatgggcctgtagttactcacgttaGCAGAGTCGCCCGATTTAAAGATTGCCGTTATTATGGctgacttccatacccttggaaacaccaccagaccaatagatgtgttggtgaccttagtaattgggccaatgagtgactctttgtaggtTCTAAGAAAGGTAGAATCCAGTGTTTtttttagtgagctaatcacctttaAGCCCAAGTATAATCAAATAATTTCTCAGACAATGCTAGTAAGTATACTGTacaaaaatatgaacacaacatgttggtctcatgaaacatgagctgaaataaaagatcccagaaatcttcatacacacacagcctatttttctaaaatgttgtgcacacttttgtttacatccctgttagtgagcatttctcccatttgccaagataatccatccacctaacgtgtgtcatatcaagaagctgattaaacagaatgctcattacacaggtgcaccttacatttacatttaagtcatttagcagacgctcttatccagagcgacttacaaattggtgcattcaccttatgacatccagtggaacagtagtgcatctaaatcttttaaggggggggagagggattactttatcctatcctaggtattccttaaagaggtggggtttcaggtgtctccggaaggtggtgattgactccatgatggggaacaataaaaggccactctaaaatgtgcagttgtgtcactcaacacaatgccacagatatctcaaattttgagggagcgtgcaattggcatgctgactgcaagaatgtccaccagagcagtttagggcctaatttatttatttcaatatgaactgtaactctaacTGTAGATTTTTTTTCTGTGTAAATTTAAGATGAATTTCCAAAGTGTATTTTCTGGGTGTTGGAGTTCATTTCTCTTCTTCTACTTTCTACTGTACTTTTCAAAATGGACAATAAAGTTGCATTGTACTATATTTCCAGGACCACCATTGATTGGGCAAAGACCAGAGACTTCCCCACATTCCACAAGGCCAAGATGGAGGACACCAGGTTCTACGACCTGAAGGTGAAGGTGGGCTACCCCTACCTCTTCTGTCACCAGGGAGACTGCGAGCACGTTGTCATCATCACCGATATCAGGTCAGAGGTCATTTTGTCATCCATATTGATACCTGGATTTGGAGCTTTGACTTGGTATGTCATTTCCCCCTATactgagctccaaaagtattgggacagtgacacgttTGCTGTTTTGGCTCTATACTCTTAGCACTTTGGATTATAAATTATCcaactatgaggttaaagtgcagactgtcagctttaatttgagggtactTTTATCCATATTGGGTGAACCATTCAGAAATTactgcactttttgtacatagtcccccccattttaggggaccaaacgTATTGTGACAAATTCACGTAAAatatttagtatttggtcccatgttCATAGCACGCAATGACCATATCAAACTTGTGAGACTACACATTTTTGGGatacatttgctgtttgttttttgttgtgtttcagatttattttgtgcccaatagaaattcatggtaaataatgtgtcatttacaataaaagtgactcaaatgacacactacattatttaccatGAATTTCTATCgggcacaaaataatctcaaacacaaccaaaacaatcaGCATATGCAAGAGCGAATATAGTAGACAGTTGCTGTCAAAAACGGATTGATGTGCTTTGCTGTGTCCTTTTGGTGGACCTGTTAATGACATCCTCTCTGGATGTTCTCACTTTATTTAGTGTGTCATTAGGTAACTTGACAGTACACCTGTTTCTTTGAAGTAAAAAATGCATTTGAAGTTTGACATCCTCTCAGGTGATGTGTAGTGAACTTGTTGAACTTAAAGAAATGTGTTTaaagtaaaaatatgttgttttttTAATAACTTTTCGGGGAGGCTTGAGTTTGAAATTTTGACAATTCAAACAGTTGGTAAGTTCTGTAGTGAACTTGTGGAAGTGTTGTGAGCGTGTGACCCCCTTGTAGAATGAACATAAAAGCAatttcaaatcacattttaaatgtttgtttctagttctgacagtgcagcaatatctaacatgtaatctcaCAATTCCACAACGACTACCTAATAAACACACATCTATgtaaaggaatgggataagaatatatacatataaatatatggatgcgcAATGGGAGCGACCATAGGCAAGAtgtaatagatggtataaaatacagtttatacatatgaggTTAGTAATGCAAGatctgtaaacattattaaagtgactagtgatccgtttattaaagtggccaatgatttcaagtctgtgtaggcagcagccactctgtgttagtgatggctgtttagcagtctgatggccttgagatagacgctgtctctcggtcccagctttgatgcacttgtactgacctcgccttctgggtgatagcggggtgaacaggcagtggctcggtggttgttgtccttgatgatctttttggccttcctgtgacatcaagtgctgtaggtgtcctggagggcaggtagtttgcccctggtgatgcgctgtgcagactgcaccaccctcgtgagagccttgcggttgagggcggtgcagttgccgtaccaggctgtgatacagcccgacaggatgctctcaattgtgcatctgtaaaagtttgtcagggttttaggtgaccTGTTGTTGCGCCGtcttcaccacactgtttgtGTAGTGGACCATTtcattttgtctgtaatgtgtacgcccaggaacttacatttccaccttctccactgctgtcccattgatgtggatagggtggtgctccctctgctgtttcctgaagtccacgatcatctcctttgttttgttgacgttgagtgagaggttgttttcctgacaccacactccgagtgccctcacctcctcccagtaGGCTGTCTTgtggttgttggtaatcaagccaattactgttgtgtcgtctgcaaacttgatgattgagttggaggcgtgcgtgg
The genomic region above belongs to Oncorhynchus nerka isolate Pitt River linkage group LG18, Oner_Uvic_2.0, whole genome shotgun sequence and contains:
- the snapc3 gene encoding snRNA-activating protein complex subunit 3, which codes for MAAGSSSNANENIPVFEYKDINTKPFHVGSFRTAWLEKLKPIDYSYEDKYEETEDADFAKEMGIAAETLDELKAICSVDNLRCQAEDQPLDTNVVPPDPTLQTLIQRKKKQDYKGTLRIDKISRVDHYQDELESLAVGKRPEDPVDLVPEGEIILSINVLYPAIFERFKYVRPHMTLQMLGSHSLVDLRDAICCISDLQVFGEFSNTPDMAPDFISKDHFKSAFFYFEGVFYNDMRHPECQDMSETTIDWAKTRDFPTFHKAKMEDTRFYDLKVKVGYPYLFCHQGDCEHVVIITDIRLAHKDDCLDRKLYPLLTHKHRVMTRKCAVCHVYIGRWLTTNDPFAPNDPCLFCERCFRMLHYDKKGNKLGQFLAYPYVDPGAFN